One stretch of Balneola sp. MJW-20 DNA includes these proteins:
- a CDS encoding formate--tetrahydrofolate ligase, with translation MVESIKIAQKAPMKHMRHFMAELGLDEENFEFYGKYTGKIRLNVLEKFRDKPNGKLILVTAMTPTPSGEGKTLTSIGLSQGIQKVGHKALVALREPSLGPVFGIKGGAAGGGFSQVIPMEKINLHFNGDIHAVGTAHNLLAAMLDNHIFKGNELNIDVTQPLWNRAMDMNDRALRQIVVGLGGPVNGIPRESGFVITAASEIMAILALATSRTDLKKRLGDIIVGYTKEGQEVQARDIGADEAMAMVLNEAIMPNLVQTLEHVPALIHAGPFANIAHGTSSIIANRIGLKLADFVITEAGFGADLGAEKFFDIVCRTSDIWPSAVVIVATTKALKYHGGVSVEEAKMAGIHQEALKEGFKNLKAHVQNMKKFKVPVIVAVNRYEDDDSDEIQMINEFCEELGVECAAHEAFMKGGDGAIELAKKTIKIAGANPHPAKVTLYNNNQTIVSKVKTVASEIYGATDIYFEKKALKNLTRFTELGYEHLPICVAKTQSSFSDNPGMRGAPKGFTLTVTDVQLSAGAGFLVIICGNMMLMPGLPKLPAAVNMEVDEDGVISGLF, from the coding sequence ATGGTGGAAAGTATCAAAATAGCCCAGAAAGCACCTATGAAGCACATGCGCCACTTTATGGCAGAGCTGGGACTGGATGAAGAAAACTTTGAATTTTATGGTAAATATACCGGTAAGATCAGGCTGAATGTCTTGGAAAAATTCCGGGATAAACCGAATGGCAAACTCATCCTTGTTACTGCCATGACTCCTACTCCCTCAGGAGAAGGTAAAACACTCACATCTATTGGTCTGAGTCAGGGCATTCAGAAGGTCGGACACAAAGCATTAGTTGCATTGCGGGAACCCTCTCTGGGTCCGGTATTCGGTATCAAAGGAGGAGCGGCCGGTGGTGGATTTTCACAGGTGATCCCAATGGAGAAGATCAATCTTCACTTTAATGGCGATATTCATGCCGTGGGAACTGCCCATAATCTTCTGGCTGCCATGCTGGACAATCACATCTTTAAAGGTAATGAGCTGAATATCGATGTTACGCAGCCACTCTGGAACCGGGCTATGGATATGAATGACCGGGCTTTACGTCAAATCGTGGTGGGTCTCGGCGGTCCGGTAAACGGAATTCCAAGAGAATCAGGTTTTGTGATCACAGCTGCATCCGAGATCATGGCGATCCTGGCTCTTGCGACCTCCAGAACCGACCTCAAGAAAAGACTGGGTGATATCATCGTAGGATACACCAAAGAAGGTCAGGAGGTTCAGGCCCGGGATATTGGAGCCGATGAAGCTATGGCGATGGTCCTGAATGAAGCGATCATGCCGAACCTGGTTCAGACACTGGAACATGTCCCTGCACTGATCCATGCCGGCCCTTTTGCTAATATCGCACACGGTACCAGCAGTATCATTGCCAATAGGATCGGACTAAAACTCGCGGATTTTGTGATCACTGAAGCAGGCTTCGGGGCAGATCTGGGTGCAGAAAAATTCTTTGATATTGTTTGCAGAACCTCCGACATATGGCCCTCTGCAGTGGTAATCGTTGCCACTACCAAAGCTTTGAAATATCATGGAGGAGTTAGCGTGGAGGAAGCTAAAATGGCAGGGATTCATCAGGAAGCTTTGAAAGAAGGATTTAAGAATCTTAAAGCTCACGTACAAAACATGAAGAAATTCAAAGTACCTGTGATCGTGGCAGTGAATCGCTATGAAGATGATGACTCTGATGAGATTCAGATGATCAATGAATTCTGCGAAGAACTGGGCGTTGAATGCGCTGCCCATGAAGCCTTTATGAAAGGCGGAGACGGAGCCATTGAACTGGCCAAGAAGACCATAAAAATCGCAGGTGCGAATCCCCACCCCGCTAAAGTTACCCTTTATAATAATAACCAGACCATCGTAAGCAAGGTAAAAACGGTAGCTTCAGAAATCTATGGGGCCACGGATATTTATTTTGAAAAGAAAGCCCTGAAAAATCTTACCCGATTCACCGAGCTGGGATATGAGCACTTACCCATTTGTGTAGCTAAAACTCAATCTTCGTTCTCTGATAATCCGGGAATGCGTGGAGCTCCTAAAGGTTTTACGCTCACAGTGACCGATGTTCAGTTGTCGGCCGGGGCTGGATTCCTGGTGATCATCTGCGGTAACATGATGCTGATGCCCGGGCTGCCTAAGCTGCCCGCCGCCGTTAATATGGAAGTAGATGAGGATGGGGTGATCTCCGGGTTGTTCTGA
- a CDS encoding DUF4168 domain-containing protein → MLFTSAAIAQQMQMPPQPAPLDSVTTEQFNTFVDVNKQFQAMQSGTQEKIAAMLENQPMTLERFQQIVMAMQNPQNAGQMNMTSEEEQVLTAIQPQLMQLNTTVQQEQMKILQDNGLTPQQFQQIGQAISQDPELMQKFTAEMGMDQAGSGQ, encoded by the coding sequence ATGTTATTTACTTCGGCTGCTATTGCTCAGCAAATGCAAATGCCACCACAGCCGGCACCTCTGGATAGCGTTACGACGGAACAATTCAACACTTTTGTTGATGTGAACAAACAATTCCAGGCAATGCAGTCCGGGACACAGGAAAAGATTGCAGCTATGCTGGAAAATCAGCCTATGACCCTTGAAAGATTTCAGCAGATCGTTATGGCGATGCAGAACCCTCAGAATGCTGGTCAGATGAACATGACTTCCGAAGAAGAGCAGGTGCTTACAGCTATTCAGCCTCAGCTAATGCAGCTGAATACTACTGTTCAGCAGGAACAAATGAAGATACTACAAGACAATGGTCTTACACCGCAGCAATTTCAACAGATAGGTCAGGCAATCTCACAAGATCCTGAACTGATGCAAAAATTTACTGCTGAAATGGGTATGGATCAGGCCGGAAGCGGACAGTGA
- a CDS encoding DASS family sodium-coupled anion symporter → MNKTIKLIAGPLLFLLFLMIAGAENIQVRMIGVVLWMLSWWITGVVSIAVTALLPIVLFPLLGILELRETTINYANPVIYLFFGGFVLGLAIEKWGLHKRIALNIMNLAGEKPNRVILGCMLATALLSMWISNTATTVMMLPIGMSVVSLLGSKFDDERLGKNFALTLMLGIAFAANIGGITTLIGTPPNLVLASLVDEAGMVPLNFADWLFFAFPLVVILFSVVYIINTKVVFPVRIKRLYGIKQLISGELEELGPMLKGEKRVLIIMTLTALLWIFRSQLTKIPGLEALNDTSIAIFASIILFIWPSGKEKGALLEWPDTKKLPWDILLLFGGGISLAKGLEVTNIVGLLGEWISSNVSAEPLVVILVVCGFAVFLTEVMSNVALVAVFIPVSFVIAQSFGFSELQLAIPLTIGASCAFMFPISTPPNAIVYSSGYIKMDEMARTGIMLNITCIVLISLYCYFFQDFFIG, encoded by the coding sequence GTGAACAAGACAATCAAATTAATTGCGGGTCCTTTATTATTTCTGCTGTTCCTCATGATAGCAGGGGCTGAAAATATTCAGGTCAGGATGATTGGGGTAGTACTATGGATGCTTAGCTGGTGGATTACCGGAGTAGTTTCTATTGCGGTGACGGCTTTACTGCCCATCGTTCTTTTTCCTCTTCTGGGGATACTGGAGTTAAGAGAGACTACCATAAATTATGCTAACCCTGTTATTTATTTATTTTTTGGGGGATTCGTACTTGGTCTCGCCATTGAGAAGTGGGGGCTGCACAAACGAATTGCGCTGAATATCATGAATCTTGCCGGAGAAAAGCCCAATCGGGTGATTCTGGGATGTATGCTTGCCACTGCGTTATTATCCATGTGGATCAGTAATACCGCGACTACGGTGATGATGCTTCCTATTGGAATGTCGGTTGTGAGTCTGCTGGGGAGTAAATTTGATGATGAACGTCTGGGGAAGAACTTTGCACTTACCCTGATGCTTGGAATTGCATTCGCGGCCAATATAGGAGGCATTACTACTCTGATCGGAACCCCTCCGAACCTGGTACTTGCAAGCCTGGTGGATGAGGCGGGTATGGTGCCTTTGAATTTTGCTGACTGGTTGTTTTTTGCTTTTCCTCTTGTAGTGATATTGTTTTCGGTGGTATATATCATTAATACAAAAGTTGTATTTCCGGTGCGTATTAAAAGGCTTTATGGGATCAAACAATTGATCAGCGGTGAACTTGAGGAGCTGGGGCCGATGCTTAAAGGGGAAAAAAGAGTATTGATCATAATGACCCTTACCGCATTATTGTGGATCTTCAGGTCTCAGCTTACAAAGATTCCGGGCCTTGAAGCACTCAATGATACTTCCATTGCCATTTTTGCATCCATCATTCTTTTTATCTGGCCGAGTGGAAAAGAGAAAGGGGCATTACTCGAATGGCCGGATACCAAAAAATTACCATGGGATATTCTGCTTTTATTCGGAGGGGGGATCTCTCTTGCCAAGGGGCTGGAAGTCACTAATATAGTGGGATTACTGGGAGAATGGATCAGCAGTAATGTCAGTGCCGAACCTCTTGTCGTGATACTGGTCGTATGTGGTTTTGCGGTGTTCCTTACGGAAGTGATGAGTAATGTGGCGCTGGTGGCGGTATTTATTCCGGTATCCTTTGTTATCGCTCAGAGTTTTGGATTTTCGGAACTTCAATTAGCAATTCCGTTAACTATCGGGGCCAGTTGTGCTTTCATGTTCCCAATATCCACTCCCCCAAATGCGATCGTCTATTCAAGTGGATATATAAAAATGGATGAAATGGCCCGCACGGGAATCATGCTGAATATCACCTGTATTGTATTGATTTCCCTGTACTGCTACTTTTTTCAGGACTTCTTTATTGGTTAG